From Maylandia zebra isolate NMK-2024a linkage group LG11, Mzebra_GT3a, whole genome shotgun sequence, one genomic window encodes:
- the nbeal2 gene encoding neurobeachin-like protein 2 isoform X3, which yields MDRHISQCQLKDVGYLQQWLEAFVASFERLIDVQSLEPRRLEECSSEVPLLPREVLVFLSTQLWHSALHLTGAAEQNSSTPHPLLLIKFFIIVCRNMENIDPEKTPSFVFETIKLLNFCLNQLKKGKGEKSSLESVVQYGLVLCESLFDPYQTWRRRLAGEEVSLLERNKYKFSPLALPEELPALFHESLQESEKIPEFLTLRLAHLQGAVISGGKKNGLLSITPYSVDDLFSVLRAWCCRTSPEPKDTRLPRLSLQCLTAMIHLLHTSSPVERQVEIRTILENYFQLLNWNRPLSSDQEDRQSWEDSLISLQSQMLTAIPEILQCSDRPVLQAIFLNNNCFEHILRLIQNSKLFQSNRRRPEREVVCDLTTRLLTEVEVDQVWEKGSDSITVHALGVLTAIMSNSPNAKEVFKERIGYSQLFDVLKSQGQPTKRLLQELMNMAVEGAHAHAHHLGISNDQPLLLLLQWLPDLSGQRDLQLLVAQWLATVCGGSLSCRTVAVEAGMVGALLQVLSHPQCLDRQCADSLLGLLQDLGSLCFKPEELKSLLRLLRVGQDNGALAGRVHPYCTRVIRVLSAMAAREGKDSALQYFDLTPPMAGIMVPSIQRWPGSGFAFHAWLCLNMEFPSSHSDFSNNRKPAASSGMGTQHDMGKGPRRKQLYSFFTASGTGLEAFFTMEGVLVVAVCTKKDYMAVALQDYPLADSCWHSVAIVHIPGRRPFGQNLVTIYIDGELRKTAQLRFPSFSEPFTSCCIGSAGHRTTTTTTSPNLPTSFSSTPSPEFAFPSHAPSLIRSQSFPASFAGGRWGSIGDSPVHTIPAGLQDTEWGTPTSLDGLLGTAFICHEALQQTQTRALHAAGPNHVSLFKVEGELSELNSKLLLYYTPQAFKNQICLDLAPSHHYDGRLTGHRVVNWDIKDVINVVGGMGVLLPLLEQVCEAEQVYNGGQEISDLLGPELTSPRGPAAMLLPLNKSAEGRLERNSIAAFLLMVKNLIRQHPVNQESLLHCHGPSIIGAMLSKVPGSMMDMNVLIACQLLLEQVFNEGNSLLLQHLYQHLLFNFRIWTKSHFAVCLAHIQYLQSVINKSKQRMRRKYGVQYILDTVRTYYSVEKDGSSLSDEKQTIQTSLFALLKDFLKSPTQEELHCVLAYVLTVGEEQQVVKALDVLYELLRSSPPREQVQTVLLEWGVEQLYSLLLNPSFGDEARERVFRVLYKILKSERVSERNKHRIKLRDFGYRGLVCCLDNIPVTMTTVRCLYEQVLATDASPSFRDLLAVACLSHRAELTVRLDVCRKLFHLIYSNEDYVKQLAKQPGWQDVLTKLYVKESYEAHAATIADSSNHTPAEPNYRPPLRREQSLVIEDARTDIFMNYRTSQEIEDEDEEDEGGQRDISEGFSDLSQSPPSGGGGPLKNFTGSLHFKSFDSVDQGSHSSSTSNPVDIASSHHEEEGRDYHPLSPFGTSPFDLDLPGVGETGTHTPAGSLTNTPSPLEHYKPFPPLRPRKSSSLSNVLDDTSYGTDPPTGDTISNTSNPQQTPEEELCNLLTNIVFSVLWSGSGAEGAEDVVWRERGQVFSVLTKLGSSCQLVRPPDDIKRSLLEMMLESSLSDLRDAQGAFLPFCPSLVRLLRLLQDFLFAEGTNNHALWSEKIFEGVVNLLDKLNAWHSTPGSPGNTELKEMAQIGLRIITGYIQQQHPTVSEMAYLKLHSLLQTVLCLSWEEVCFLLGRIGSPLWPGGAMDNTNYGQPETFSHLVPIVRTLLDQHADPVNLQKLLPNLPITNGSTTFAQDLKAYCQTLEWQGFYQQQVQPTMEQYELDTFGRSHDIMSNFWNSCFDDLMSTAFKQEKERSDSKSKFQEAIVDPCLKRARTENNRYLIWQKQSSSQQGVVWLHWKSLRRLLTCERAAWANRVQPEVKWKLSNAETYSKMRLKLVPNYNYDPHSEASALRDNMGAESPRGSEPLPLAVAKEAKVSDMEDDQLGEEDLLFWDKTAEGEDESQKEKLVLSEDCELITIVAVVPGRLEVTTHHLYFYDCSSEKEETEEGIGFDFKRPLSQLREVHLRRYNLRRSALELFFIDQAHYFINFKKKVRNKVYSRILGLRPPNLFYFGSRSPQELLKASGLTQKWVCREISNFEYLMQLNTIAGRTYNDLSQYPVFPWVLCDYTSTVLDLEDPAVFRDLSKPIGVVNPRHAQNVREKYESFEDPTGTIDKFHYGTHYSNAAGVMHYMIRMEPFTTLHIQLQSGKFDCSDRQFHSVAAAWQARMESPADVKELIPEFFYFPEFLQNMNGFDLGQLQISQEPVTDVVLPRWATSREDFIRKHKKALESEYVSNHLHEWIDLIFGYKQRGEEAVNALNVFYYCTYEGAVDLDAIANENERKALEGIISNFGQTPCQLLKEPHPPRMSAENASRRQARLDTLPLNIFEHIQKLRPFKEVVSDGFPVVQAVVPKTQTRSITQGSDILVTVSSNGLIGTHNWLPYDKNIANYFTFSKDPTMNNPKTQRFLSGPFAPGVDISAQVLVVSNDGRLLFSGGHWDCSLRVTQLAKGKLVGRICRHVDVVTCLALDLCGIYLISGSRDTSCIVWQVLQQGGFSSSLSPRPVQILCGHDQEVTCVAISTELDMAVSGSKDGTVIVHTVRRGQFLRTLRPPNESCIPAQISGLQVGMEGHIVVQTSLEERSNKKGKYSIHVYSVNGCLLSSFTMEEQVTALHLVSEYVILGTIQGNLHIRDLYSLDALVTPLALRVTVRSVSVTKECSHILVGLEDGKLIVVGAGKPEEVRSGQFSRRLWGSTRRISQVSSGETEYNPTENAGK from the exons ATGGACAGGCACATAAGTCAATGCCAGTTG AAGGATGTGGGCTATCTGCAGCAGTGGCTGGAGGCATTTGTGGCATCCTTTGAGAGGCTCATTGATGTGCAGTCGCTGGAGCCTCGGAG GCTGGAGGAGTGCAGCTCAGAGGTGCCCCTGCTCCCCCGGGAGGTCCTGGTGTTCCTTAGCACGCAGCTATGGCACAGTGCGCTACACCTCACCGGCGCTGCAGagcaaaacagcagcactccaCACCCACTGCTCCTCATCAAGTTCTTCATCATTGTTTGCAG GAATATGGAGAACATTGATCCAGAGAAGACCCCTAGTTTTGTTTTCGAGACTATCAAACTTTTGAATTTCTGTTTAAACCAG TTAAAGAAGGGAAAAGGGGAGAAATCGTCTCTGGAGTCGGTCGTGCAGTACGGACTTGTGCTGTGCGAGAGCCTGTTTGACCCTTATCAGACGTGGAGGAGACGCCTAGCAGG ggaggaggtgagcTTGCTGGAGAGGAACAAGTATAAGTTCTCCCCGCTGGCCTTGCCAGAAGAGCTGCCTGCCCTCTTCCATG AAAGTCTGCAGGAGAGCGAGAAGATCCCAGAGTTCCTCACGCTCAGATTGGCTCATCTCCAAGGCGCTGTCATCAGTGGAGGAAAG AAGAATGGTCTTCTTTCCATCACTCCTTACTCTGTGGATGACCTCTTCTCGGTCCTGCGAGCATGGTGCTGCCGGACCTCCCCTGAACCCAAGGACACCAGACTCCCGCGGCTGAGCTTGCAGTGCCTGACAGCGATGATCCATCTCCTGCACACCAGCAGCCCTGTGGAGCGGCAGGTGGAGATCAGGACCATCCTGGAGAACTACTTCCAGCTCCTCAACTGGAACCGTCCACTTAGCAGCGATCAGGAAGACAGGCAGTCCTGGGAAGACAGCCTGATCTCGCTCCAGAGCCAAATGCTAA CTGCTATTCCTGAGATCCTGCAGTGCTCTGACAGACCAGTCCTTCAAGCTATCTTCCTGAACAACAACTGCTTTGAACACATCCTCAGACTCATTCAGAACAGCAAG CTCTTTCAGAGCAACAGGCGTAGGCCGGAGCGTGAGGTTGTGTGTGACCTCACCACGCGTTTACTCACTGAGGTCGAAGTGGACCAG GTCTGGGAGAAAGGGTCAGACAGTATTACAGTTCATGCTTTGGGAGTCCTCACAGCTATAATGAGTAACTCACCCAATGCTAAG GAGGTTTTCAAGGAGAGGATTGGCTACTCCCAGCTATTTGACGTGCTGAAGAGTCAAGGTCAACCCACCAAAAGGCTTCTGCAAGAGCTGATGAACATG GCGGTGGAGGGCGCGCACGCCCATGCTCATCACCTTGGCATTAGTAACGACCAGCCtctgctcctgctcctgcagTGGCTGCCTGACCTTTCAGGTCAGAGGGACCTGCAGCTGTTGGTTGCTCAGTGGCTGGCTACCGTTTGCGGTGGCTCCTTGTCTTGTCGCACGGTGGCTGTGGAAGCAGGCATGGTGGGGGCTCTGCTGCAGGTGCTCTCCCATCCCCAGTGTCTGGACAGGCAGTGTGCAGACTCCCTGCTGGGCCTCTTGCAGGACTTGGGCTCTCTATGTTTCAAACCAGAGGAGCTGAAGAGTCTCTTGAGACTCCTCAGGGTTGGCCAGGACAACGGCGCACTGGCAGGGAGGGTCCACCCCTACTGCACTCGCGTTATACGTGTGCTTTCAGCCATGGCAGCCAGAGAAGGAAAGGACAGTGCCTTGCAATATTTTGATCTTACACCCCCGATGGCAGGGATCATGGTGCCCTCAATCCAGCGATGGCCAGGCAGTGGGTTTGCTTTTCACGCTTGGCTCTGCCTTAACATGGAGTTCCCCTCTTCTCACTCAGACTTCTCCAACAACCGTAAACCTGCTGCCAGCTCTGGCATGGGTACTCAGCATGACATGGGAAAGGGACCACGCAGGAAACAGCTCTACAG TTTCTTCACAGCGAGTGGAACTGGACTGGAGGCCTTCTTCACCATGGAGGGCGTGCTGGTGGTGGCTGTTTGCACTAAGAAAGACTACATGGCTGTTGCTCTGCAAGACTATCCACTAGCTGACTCGTGCTGG CATTCAGTGGCTATAGTTCACATCCCAGGCCGCCGTCCTTTTGGTCAGAATTTGGTCACTATCTACATCGACGGGGAGCTGCGTAAAACCGCACAGCTTCGCTTTCCATCTTTCAGTGAG CCTTTTACATCCTGCTGCATCGGCTCTGCAGGCCATCGGaccactaccaccaccacctctcCTAACCTGCCCACATCATTTTCCTCCACTCCGTCACCTGAGTTTGCCTTCCCCTCCCATGCCCCCTCCCTCATCCGTTCCCAATCCTTCCCAGCTTCCTTTGCGGGTGGCCGCTGGGGGTCCATAGGAGACTCTCCAGTGCACACAATCCCAGCAGGACTGCAGGACACGGAGTGGGGGACACCCACATCCCTGGATGGGCTCCTAGGCACTGCCTTCATCTGCCACGAAGCTCTGCAGCAAACCCAAACAAGAGCTCTACATGCTGCAG GCCCCAATCACGTGTCCTTATTCAAAGTGGAAGGAGAGCTGTCTGAACTCAATAGCAAACTGCTGCTGTACTACACTCCACAG GCCTTTAAAAATCAGATATGTCTGGACCTGGCACCCAGTCACCATTATGATGGCAGGCTTACAGGACACAGGGTGGTGAACTGGGACATCAAG GATGTTATAAACGTGGTCGGTGGTATGGGGGTTTTGCTGCCCCTGCTTGAGCAGGTGTGTGAGGCTGAACAAGTTTACAATGGAGGTCAGGAGATCTCAGACTTGCTGGGGCCAGAACTCACTTCCCCCAGAGGCCCTGCTGCAATGCTGCTGCCGCTGAACAAATCTGCAG AGGGCAGACTAGAGAGAAACAGCATCGCCGCGTTCCTGCTGATGGTGAAAAACTTGATTCGCCAACACCCCGTTAATCAAGAGAGCCTCTTGCACTGCCACGGCCCAAGCATCATAGGAGCCATGCTCAGCAAA GTTCCAGGCAGTATGATGGACATGAATGTTTTAATAgcatgtcagctgctgctggagcaGGTTTTCAATGAGGGCAACAGTCTGCTCTTACAGCATCTCTACCAGCACCTGCTCTTTAATTTCCGCATCTGGACCAAAAGCCACTTTGCTGTTTGTCTGG CACACATACAATACCTGCAGTCTGTGATAAACAAAAGCAAGCAGCGGATGAGGAGGAAGTACGGCGTTCAGTACATACTGGATACCGTTCGAACATACTACAG TGTGGAGAAAGACGGCAGCTCTCTGTCTGATGAGAAGCAGACGATTCAAACCTCTCTCTTCGCCTTGCTGAAAGATTTTCTTAAGTCTCCTACACAAGAGGAGCTTCACTGCGTCCTTGCCTACGTTCTGACTGTAGgagaggagcagcag GTGGTGAAGGCCTTGGATGTGCTGTATGAGCTCTTGAGGAGCAGCCCTCCTCGCGAGCAGGTGCAGACAGTGCTGCTGGAGTGGGGCGTGGAGCAGCTGTACAGTTTGCTGCTCAATCCAAGCTTTGGGGATGAGGCCAGAGAGAGGGTCTTCAGG GTTTTGTACAAGATCCTCAAGAGCGAGCGTGTGTCGGAGCGCAACAAGCATCGCATTAAACTAAGGGATTTTGGCTATCGTGGACTTGTTTGCTGTCTTGATAACATTCCCGTAACCATGACCACTGTCCGGTGTCTGTACGAGCAGGTCCTCGCTACAG ATGCCAGTCCTAGTTTTAGAGACCTCCTGGCTGTGGCCTGTCTGTCCCATCGAGCTGAACTTACTGTCCGACTGGACGTGTGTCGCAAG CTCTTTCATCTGATCTACTCCAATGAGGATTACGTGAAACAGCTTGCGAAGCAGCCTGGCTGGCAGGATGTTCTCACCAAACTCTATGTGAAAGAGTCCTATGAGGCCCACGCCGCCACCATTGCCGACTCGAGCAACCACACTCCAGCAGAACCAAACTACCGGCCGCCTCTGCGCAGAGAGCAATCCCTGGTCATAGAGgacgcacgcacagacatttTCATGAACTACCGCACCTCGCAGGAAATCGAGGATGAGGACGAGGAGGATGAAGGTGGACAGCGGGACATCTCTGAGGGTTTCTCGGATTTATCACAGTCGCCTCCCAGTGGAGGCGGAGGCCCGCTGAAAAACTTCACAGGCTCCCTGCATTTCAAGTCGTTTGACTCGGTGGATCAGGGGAGCCACTCATCCTCTACCTCCAATCCCGTTGACATCGCCTCGTCTCACCATGAAGAAGAGGGAAGGGACTACCATCCGCTCTCCCCCTTCGGTACATCACCTTTTGATTTGGATTTGCCAGGTGTGGGAGagactggcacacacacacctgctggTAGTCTGACCAACACACCATCCCCTCTAGAGCACTACAAACCATTCCCACCGCTCAGACCAAGGAAGAGCTCCAGTTTGTCCAATGTGCTGGATGACACCAGCTATGGGACCGATCCTCCTACTGGAGACACAATCTCCAACACGTCCAACCCACAG CAGACCCCTGAGGAGGAGCTGTGCAACCTGCTAACCAACATCGTGTTCTCCGTCCTGTGGAGCGGCAGCGGAGCGGAGGGCGCGGAAGATGTGGTGTGGAGAGAGCGAGGACAGGTATTTTCTGTTCTCACCAAACTGGGCTCCTCCTGCCAGCTGGTCCGCCCTCCCGATGACATCAAACGCAG CTTGTTGGAGATGATGCTGGAGTCATCACTGTCAGACCTGAGGGACGCCCAGGGAGCGTTCCTGCCTTTCTGTCCCAGTCTCGTTCGGCTCCTCAGGCTGCTGCAGGACTTCCTGTTTGCAGAGGGTACAAACAACCACGCGCTGTGGAGTGAAAAG ATCTTTGAAGGGGTGGTGAACCTGCTGGACAAGTTAAACGCCTGGCATAGCACCCCTGGAAGTCCAGGAAACACTGAACTGAAGGAAATGGCCCAGATCGGCCTGCGTATCATCACCGGATATATCCAACAGCAGCACCCCACG GTGAGTGAGATGGCCTATCTCAAGCTCCACAGCCTTCTTCAGACTGTGCTCTGCCTGAGCTGGGAAGAGGTGTGCTTCTTGCTGGGGCGGATTGGTTCCCCCTTGTGGCCTGGTGGTGCAATGGACAACACCAACTACGGACAGCCAGAGACCTTTTCCCACCTTGTGCCCATCGTGCGTACGCTACTTGACCAGCACGCCGACCCCGTCAACCTCCAGAAGCTCCTGCCCAACCTGCCCATCACCAACGGCAGCACCACCTTCGCCCAGGACCTGAAGGCCTATTGTCAAACACTGGAGTGGCAAGGCTTTTACCAGCAGCAG GTTCAGCCCACCATGGAGCAGTACGAGCTGGACACGTTTGGGAGGAGCCATGACATCATGTCCAATTTCTGGAACTCGTGCTTCGATGACCTGATGAGTACAGCCTTTaaacaggagaaagaaagatcTGACAGCAAATCCAAATTTCAG GAGGCAATAGTGGATCCCTGCTTGAAGCGAGCCCGGACTGAGAACAACAGGTACCTCATTTGGCAGAAGCAGAGCTCCAGCCAGCAGGGGGTGGTGTGGCTGCACTGGAAGTCTCTCCGCAGGCTTTTGACCTGTGAGAGAGCAGCATGGGCCAACAG AGTTCAGCCGGAAGTAAAATGGAAATTGTCCAATGCAGAGACATATTCAAAGATGCGCCTCAAACTTGTGCCCAACTATAACTACGATCCACACAGCGAGGCCAGCGCCCTGCGGGATAACATGG GAGCTGAAAGCCCCCGTGGCTCCGAACCCCTCCCACTGGCTGTTGCTAAGGAAGCAAAAGTAAGCGACATGGAGGACGATCAGTTAGGAGAAGAGGACCTTCTCTTTTGGGATAAGAC GGCGGAGGGAGAAGACGAGAGCCAGAAAGAAAAGCTGGTTCTGTCTGAAGACTGTGAGCTCATCACCATCGTGGCAGTTGTTCCCGGTCGTCTGGAGGTTACCACACATCACTTGTACTTCTATGACTGCAGCAGTGAGAAAGAGGAGACAGAGGAGG GAATTGGGTTTGATTTCAAGCGACCTCTGTCACAGCTCAGAGAGGTTCATTTGAGGCGCTACAACCTGCGAAGGTCTGCACTGGAGCTTTTCTTCATCGACCAGGCTCACTACTTCATCAACTTCAAAAAGAAG GTACGAAACAAAGTCTATTCTAGGATACTCGGTCTGCGGCCTCCAAACCTCTTTTACTTTGGCTCCCGCTCTCCCCAAGAGCTGCTGAAGGCATCTGGGCTCACACAG AAATGGGTGTGCAGAGAGATCTCCAATTTTGAGTATTTGATGCAACTGAACACCATTGCTGGACGCACTTACAACGACCTGTCGCAGTACCCTGTG tttccctgggtcttgtGCGACTACACCTCTACTGTTCTGGATCTGGAGGACCCTGCAGTGTTCAGGGATTTATCCAAACCCATCGGTGTGGTCAACCCACGTCATGCACAGAATGTCAGAGAGAA aTATGAGAGCTTTGAGGACCCAACGGGCACCATTGACAAATTCCACTATGGCACACACTACTCTAATGCAGCAGGAGTCATGCACTACATGATCCGCATGGAGCCATTCACCACCCTGCATATCCAGCTACAGAGTGGAAA GTTTGACTGCTCTGACAGACAGTTCCACTCGGTGGCAGCAGCCTGGCAGGCTCGCATGGAGAGTCCAGCTGATGTCAAAGAGCTCATCCCAGAGTTCTTTTACTTCCCAGAATTCCTGCAGAATATGAACG GCTTCGACCTAGGCCAGTTACAGATATCTCAGGAGCCTGTGACAGATGTTGTGCTGCCTCGCTGGGCGACATCAAGGGAAGACTTTAtcagaaaacacaagaaagcCCTG GAGTCTGAGTACGTGTCCAATCACCTCCATGAGTGGATTGACCTGATCTTTGGTTATAAGCAGAGAGGCGAAGAGGCAGTGAATGCCCTCAATGTCTTCTACTACTGTACTTATGAGG GTGCAGTAGATCTGGATGCAATAGCCAATGAGAATGAGCGCAAGGCCTTGGAGGGCATCATCAGCAACTTTGGACAGACACCTTGTCAGCTCCTTAAG GAGCCTCATCCGCCTCGCATGTCAGCTGAGAACGCATCAAGGCGGCAGGCCCGTCTGGACACTCTCCCCCTGAATATCTTTGAACATATCCAAAAACTCCGGCCATTTAAGGAG GTGGTAAGTGATGGCTTTCCTGTGGTCCAAGCTGTGGTACCAAAGACACAGACCCGCTCCATCACCCAGGGCTCAGATATACTG GTGACCGTCAGTTCCAACGGGTTGATAGGGACACACAACTGGCTGCCGTACGACAAAAACATCGCCAACTACTTCACCTTCTCTAAAGACCCCACGATGAATAATCCTAA AACTCAGCGTTTCTTGAGCGGACCTTTCGCTCCTGGGGTCGACATCAGCGCTCAGGTGCTGGTCGTGTCTAATGATGGTCGCCTGCTGTTCAGCGGGGGACACTGGGATTGCAGTCTCCGCGTCACCCAGCTGGCGAAAGGCAAGCTGGTTGGAAGGATCTGCCGGCACGTTG ACGTTGTTACTTGCTTGGCTCTGGATCTCTGTGGCATCTACCTCATCTCTGGTTCAAGGGACACATCCTGTATAGTGTGGCAGGTTCTACAGCAG GGTGGTTTCTCCAGCAGCTTGTCTCCCCGGCCAGTACAGATTCTCTGTGGGCATGACCAGGAGGTAACCTGTGTGGCCATCAGCACTGAACTGGACATGGCTGTCTCAGGATCAAAG GATGGAACTGTGATAGTGCACACAGTCCGACGAGGCCAGTTCTTGCGAACATTGCGGCCACCTAACGAAAGCTGCATACCCGCCCAAATCTCCGGGCTACAGGTGGGAATGGAAGGCCACATTGTGGTACAGACGTCTCTGGAGGAACGCTCCAACAAGAAG GGCAAGTACTCCATTCATGTTTACTCAGTGAACGGCTGTCTGCTGTCTTCTTTCACCATGGAGGAGCAGGTGACTGCACTCCACCTGGTGTCTGAATATGTCATCCTGGGAACTATTCAAGGCAACCTCCACATTCGGGACTTATACAG CCTGGATGCTTTGGTGACACCCCTGGCCTTGAGGGTCACTGTGAGGAGTGTGTCTGTCACCAAAGAGTGCAGCCACATCCTAGTGGGACTAGAAGACGGGAAGTTAATTGTGGTGGGGGCTGGGAAACCAGAGGAG gttCGCTCAGGACAATTCTCCCGTCGTCTGTGGGGCTCCACGCGCCGCATCTCTCAGGTGTCGTCAGGTGAAACAGAGTACAATCCCACAGAGAATGCTGGCAAATGA